The Conexivisphaera calida genome includes a region encoding these proteins:
- a CDS encoding restriction endonuclease: MARDRNKGRSGGRRAKRNAVEKGKELEDFIEKIAEEHGWRVEKRRKYGDRILDLVISKGGTVFIVQSKNTDQAMPSDVSQTRKDFEEYVRWLLEEKLGLSVVPILVSRSFSDGAKGRARGYGVLLYTVDELESLLAERARAREDD; encoded by the coding sequence GTGGCCCGGGATCGGAATAAGGGTAGAAGCGGTGGCAGGAGGGCCAAGAGGAACGCAGTGGAGAAGGGCAAGGAGCTCGAGGACTTTATAGAAAAAATAGCTGAGGAACACGGTTGGAGGGTTGAGAAGAGACGGAAGTATGGCGACCGTATACTAGATCTTGTGATCTCGAAGGGGGGAACAGTCTTCATAGTGCAGAGCAAGAACACGGATCAAGCGATGCCGTCGGACGTCAGCCAGACTAGGAAGGACTTTGAGGAGTATGTAAGATGGCTCCTAGAGGAGAAGCTGGGCCTCTCGGTCGTCCCTATACTGGTATCCAGGTCGTTCAGTGATGGCGCAAAGGGAAGGGCGAGAGGTTATGGCGTTCTCCTTTACACGGTGGATGAACTGGAGAGTCTCCTAGCCGAGAGAGCGCGGGCGCGCGAGGACGACTGA
- a CDS encoding DUF4443 domain-containing protein, protein MASLTDPCSWRGDSRLALSAYALLLLRKGRVGRKGLAELLDVGEATGRTILSKLKLTGLAGSDRGGAYLTAEGTAEADSLASVLEPADVELPERYGGEVACVIVKNGCGVLGTGVMHRDEAVKGGADGALIMIRQGDKYVFPDWSYEYPVKVSPEPPDGACVVIAWAGSRSLAINGVMRAASSILCASKNYSHSATA, encoded by the coding sequence GTGGCGTCCCTCACTGATCCTTGTTCATGGCGCGGGGACTCCAGGCTGGCGCTGTCAGCATATGCGCTTCTGCTGCTCAGGAAGGGCAGAGTGGGAAGAAAGGGGCTCGCGGAGCTCCTAGACGTAGGGGAGGCCACAGGAAGGACCATACTGTCCAAGCTCAAATTGACAGGACTCGCGGGCTCCGACAGAGGGGGAGCGTATCTCACAGCGGAGGGCACCGCGGAGGCCGATTCCCTAGCGAGTGTGCTTGAGCCGGCGGATGTTGAGCTGCCGGAGCGTTATGGAGGCGAGGTCGCATGTGTGATAGTGAAGAATGGATGCGGTGTCCTTGGCACTGGTGTTATGCACAGGGACGAGGCCGTGAAGGGCGGCGCCGATGGCGCGCTGATAATGATCAGGCAGGGCGACAAATACGTGTTCCCCGATTGGAGCTACGAATATCCTGTTAAGGTCAGCCCTGAGCCACCCGACGGCGCATGTGTGGTGATCGCTTGGGCTGGCTCCAGATCATTGGCCATAAATGGCGTTATGAGGGCAGCGAGTTCTATATTGTGCGCATCGAAAAATTACAGCCATTCAGCCACTGCATAA
- the cimA gene encoding citramalate synthase — MDLDVEVLDTTLRDGAQASGVSFTLQDKLSITERLDELGISYVEGGWPASNPKDLEYFSKVKELGLSRSEIVAFGSTKRRGTRADEDQNLGAILSADVRTAVIVGKSWTLHVKKVLGVTLEENLEMIRDTIDYLRAHGLHVIFDAEHFFDGYREDPEYAVKVLRAAEEAGAERLVLADTNGGSLPHEVARIVQEARRSVHADLGIHAHNDSGNAVANTIMAVVEGARHVQGTVNGIGERCGNADLIQVLPALVLKMGLRALRSDAPREDQLRGLTALSRHVYKLLNMQENPYQPYVGSRAFSHKGGIHIDAMLKEPRSYEHVDPELVGNYRRITISELSGRAALLNEARRLGLEVDKDDPALGKALEEIKRMEAEGYSLEDSDATIRMILMRNLGISADQLGVIYWSVNVSREEEGDVESIADVIVRFGHQVRHGRGRGVGPVHALDSAMRSAVGKLADELSGVSLVNYKVSVVDSVEGTASKVRVYVEFSDGQRRWSTTSLSRNIVEASLGALVDGYNYVLLVDRVKARGSRQA; from the coding sequence TTGGATCTGGACGTGGAAGTCCTGGACACCACGCTGAGGGATGGAGCACAGGCCAGCGGAGTCTCCTTCACGCTCCAGGACAAGCTGAGCATAACGGAGAGGCTCGACGAGCTTGGGATATCGTACGTGGAGGGGGGCTGGCCGGCATCCAACCCGAAGGACTTGGAATACTTCTCCAAGGTGAAGGAACTTGGCCTCTCCAGGTCCGAGATCGTTGCATTCGGATCGACGAAGCGCAGGGGGACGAGGGCGGATGAGGATCAGAACCTGGGGGCGATCCTGAGCGCAGATGTTAGGACCGCCGTCATAGTTGGCAAGTCTTGGACCCTGCACGTGAAGAAGGTGCTCGGAGTGACCCTCGAGGAGAACCTGGAGATGATAAGGGATACTATCGATTATCTTCGTGCACATGGGCTACACGTAATATTCGATGCCGAGCACTTCTTCGACGGTTACAGGGAGGATCCCGAGTACGCGGTGAAGGTCTTAAGGGCCGCCGAGGAGGCCGGGGCGGAGAGGCTGGTACTGGCGGACACGAATGGTGGATCACTGCCACATGAGGTGGCGCGCATCGTGCAGGAGGCTAGGAGGTCGGTGCACGCGGACCTTGGAATACATGCACATAATGATTCGGGAAATGCGGTAGCTAACACGATAATGGCTGTCGTGGAGGGTGCGCGGCACGTCCAAGGAACTGTGAACGGAATAGGTGAGAGATGCGGCAATGCGGACCTTATACAGGTACTTCCCGCGCTCGTGCTGAAGATGGGACTCAGGGCGCTCAGGAGCGATGCACCGAGGGAGGATCAGCTACGTGGGCTGACTGCGCTCTCGCGCCACGTCTATAAACTTCTCAACATGCAGGAGAACCCGTACCAACCGTACGTGGGGAGCAGGGCCTTCTCGCATAAGGGAGGAATACACATTGATGCCATGTTGAAGGAGCCGAGGAGCTACGAGCACGTGGATCCGGAGCTGGTAGGCAACTACAGGAGGATAACGATCAGCGAGCTCTCCGGCAGGGCGGCGCTGCTGAACGAAGCTAGGAGGCTGGGATTGGAGGTGGACAAGGATGATCCGGCACTGGGGAAGGCGCTCGAGGAGATAAAGAGGATGGAGGCGGAGGGTTACTCACTCGAGGACTCGGACGCCACCATCAGGATGATATTGATGAGGAACTTGGGCATCAGCGCGGATCAGCTGGGCGTGATCTACTGGAGCGTCAACGTCTCCAGGGAGGAGGAGGGTGACGTCGAGTCGATAGCGGACGTCATAGTTAGGTTCGGCCATCAGGTCAGACATGGCCGGGGAAGGGGCGTGGGACCTGTGCACGCGCTGGACAGCGCCATGAGGAGCGCCGTCGGCAAGCTAGCAGATGAGCTCTCAGGGGTGTCGCTGGTGAACTATAAGGTGAGCGTCGTCGACAGCGTGGAAGGCACCGCGTCCAAGGTTCGCGTATACGTGGAGTTCTCGGATGGACAGCGGAGGTGGTCCACCACCTCGCTATCGAGGAACATAGTCGAGGCGAGTCTCGGAGCACTCGTGGACGGCTACAACTACGTGCTGTTAGTGGACCGTGTGAAGGCGCGCGGCAGCCGTCAAGCTTAA
- a CDS encoding AAA family ATPase, which translates to MDRNDVPLIVGITGMPGAGKTTAAGYLSKVGYGIISMGDVIREEVRRRGLKPGLESQLRVMELVRKEHGPAALAVLLESKITSMDGHVVVIDGIRSPEEVAHLGRLGSVRILAIHASPARRFEYLRGRGRHDDPHTWEEFRSRDSAELSLRIGEVIALADGMIVNERTTKDELGRSAVDAVRSWVNELEGSVRAGHQS; encoded by the coding sequence ATGGACAGGAATGATGTGCCCCTCATCGTGGGGATAACTGGCATGCCTGGCGCCGGAAAGACGACGGCTGCGGGATATCTCTCCAAGGTCGGCTACGGCATCATATCAATGGGCGACGTGATAAGGGAGGAGGTCCGTCGTAGAGGGCTCAAGCCAGGACTGGAGAGTCAGCTGCGCGTCATGGAGCTGGTTAGGAAGGAGCATGGGCCGGCCGCGCTAGCGGTGCTCCTTGAGTCAAAGATAACCTCGATGGACGGGCACGTCGTGGTGATAGATGGTATAAGGTCCCCCGAGGAGGTGGCGCATCTGGGAAGGCTCGGTAGCGTGAGGATACTGGCTATCCACGCCTCGCCCGCGAGGCGCTTCGAGTACCTGAGGGGTCGGGGGAGGCATGATGATCCACACACATGGGAGGAATTCCGTTCCAGGGATTCCGCGGAACTCTCGCTTAGGATAGGCGAGGTGATAGCGCTGGCGGACGGCATGATAGTCAACGAGCGCACAACTAAGGATGAGCTGGGAAGGAGCGCCGTCGATGCTGTGAGGTCCTGGGTGAACGAACTTGAGGGCTCCGTCCGAGCAGGACATCAGAGTTAG
- a CDS encoding TFIIB-type zinc ribbon-containing protein gives MTCPECGGRLVYDPVTGYYSCTSCGLSATRAQLAALREKKRDAAVRERSRQRDYLDWWVSSKKR, from the coding sequence ATGACGTGTCCCGAATGTGGGGGCAGGCTCGTCTACGATCCAGTCACTGGTTACTACAGCTGTACTTCCTGCGGCCTCTCCGCTACTAGGGCGCAGCTGGCCGCTCTGAGGGAGAAGAAGAGGGATGCCGCTGTCCGCGAGAGGTCCAGACAGAGGGATTACTTGGACTGGTGGGTCTCCAGCAAGAAGAGGTAG
- a CDS encoding RNA-binding domain-containing protein, with amino-acid sequence MNPSEDASKVMRAMMNVLGGRRAGNVIERVEDHLMVVEASGVQPLFALRDQARYRRVMAALRRLLMENRAGNRTHVYINRQAAYVGRISFIEDEDESPLGPIILRLESEDLDSLIDWLVPEKESLRR; translated from the coding sequence TTGAACCCGAGCGAGGACGCCTCCAAGGTTATGCGCGCGATGATGAACGTGCTGGGAGGTAGAAGGGCGGGCAACGTGATCGAGCGGGTCGAGGATCACCTGATGGTCGTGGAGGCCTCGGGCGTGCAACCACTTTTCGCCCTGCGCGATCAGGCCAGATACAGACGCGTGATGGCCGCGCTCCGTCGGCTCTTGATGGAGAACAGGGCCGGCAACCGTACCCATGTCTACATAAACCGGCAGGCTGCATATGTGGGTCGTATATCGTTCATCGAGGACGAAGACGAATCACCGCTGGGGCCCATAATTCTGAGGCTCGAGTCCGAGGATCTGGATTCATTGATCGATTGGCTGGTCCCTGAGAAGGAGTCCCTCAGGCGCTAG
- a CDS encoding XdhC family protein: MSSSCDVFPHISYLTAMGRTVVLVTEIRGQKIMRSLISEGVLVTGSREHLRFYDLALKSGRSEIVEGDHRILLEVIGPSPGLLVVGSGPVAASVARIAKDAGMPVAHLSEEPYQSEEIMTASLDALDSALTEGAFVVVANEGGSPYDVDIVEKALRKGAKYVGLMASERRARESVEELLRRGIPMDIVRGRLHTPAGLDLGGRGAGEISLSIVAEALKVMRAGSGRHLRELKGPLSERPRG; encoded by the coding sequence ATGTCATCATCATGCGACGTGTTCCCCCACATATCATATCTCACTGCCATGGGCCGGACCGTTGTACTAGTCACTGAGATCCGCGGTCAGAAGATCATGAGAAGCCTGATATCAGAGGGGGTACTGGTGACCGGCTCGAGGGAGCACCTCAGGTTCTACGACTTGGCTCTGAAGTCCGGCAGGTCGGAGATTGTGGAGGGCGACCACAGGATATTGCTGGAGGTGATAGGTCCCTCGCCAGGCCTGCTCGTGGTGGGTTCAGGACCGGTGGCTGCATCCGTGGCGCGCATAGCCAAGGACGCCGGAATGCCGGTCGCACATCTCTCCGAGGAGCCCTACCAGTCTGAGGAAATAATGACCGCCTCGCTGGACGCACTCGACAGCGCGCTCACGGAGGGGGCATTCGTCGTGGTCGCCAACGAGGGAGGAAGCCCTTACGACGTCGACATCGTTGAGAAGGCCCTAAGGAAAGGAGCGAAATATGTAGGTCTTATGGCGAGCGAGAGAAGGGCGCGCGAATCAGTCGAGGAGCTGCTCAGGAGAGGTATCCCAATGGACATCGTGCGGGGCAGGCTCCACACACCTGCCGGGCTTGATCTGGGCGGTAGAGGTGCCGGCGAGATCTCGCTCTCGATAGTTGCCGAGGCCCTCAAGGTTATGCGCGCCGGATCCGGTCGCCACCTACGCGAATTGAAGGGGCCGCTCTCGGAGCGTCCACGGGGATAG
- a CDS encoding transposase, translating into MNIWAYGELVGAMEAKAREYGISVYEVLERGTSSHCAYHEVEVRRGPRGVVTCPVGGHELHSDLNGALNILRRGSGVLVEGNLKLLSFIVDHSGVAPTNSIASKKGGNAQKPGTYPT; encoded by the coding sequence GTGAACATATGGGCCTACGGGGAGCTTGTGGGCGCGATGGAGGCGAAGGCCCGCGAGTACGGGATCTCCGTCTACGAGGTCCTCGAGCGCGGCACGTCGAGCCACTGCGCGTACCATGAGGTCGAGGTCAGGCGCGGCCCTCGCGGCGTGGTGACTTGCCCGGTCGGCGGCCACGAACTGCACTCGGACCTCAACGGCGCGCTGAACATACTGAGGCGCGGCTCCGGAGTGCTCGTCGAGGGAAATCTCAAACTGCTCTCGTTCATCGTGGACCACAGCGGGGTCGCGCCCACGAACAGCATAGCCTCCAAAAAGGGAGGTAACGCCCAAAAACCTGGCACATATCCAACTTAG
- a CDS encoding ribonuclease Z: MRVQGDRALSLYEITFLGTASASPGYGRRLPAALVRSEDAYFMLDCGEGTQYAMQELGLRYVNRKLCILISHMHGDHVLGIPGLLLSLSLSGRTREVHLMGPRGLRGFLVTALDRMRAGLTFELDFHDVRDGLELEICGATVRTALGRHTAPNYAYRLDFRRPGKFHPERARALKVPVGPLWKTLQAGASVNVDGRTVRPEDVLDPLEVRTSIAYSGDTRPTRKLVELFRGADLLVHEATFSTRDRGRALENMHSTAKEAGRVAARAGVKHLVLTHFSNRYRDLDLLLREARKEFQNVHLAKEGRTFVLAPEGLLLRDQPIDQ; the protein is encoded by the coding sequence ATTCGTGTACAAGGTGACCGGGCGCTGAGCCTGTACGAGATCACGTTCCTCGGCACCGCCTCGGCATCGCCGGGCTACGGAAGGAGATTGCCAGCGGCGCTCGTGAGATCCGAGGACGCCTATTTCATGCTGGACTGCGGCGAGGGAACGCAGTACGCAATGCAGGAGCTCGGACTGAGATACGTCAACAGAAAGCTGTGCATCTTGATCTCGCACATGCACGGGGACCACGTGTTGGGAATCCCGGGGCTCCTGCTGAGCCTAAGCCTGTCCGGCAGGACCCGGGAAGTGCACCTGATGGGCCCTCGGGGCCTCAGGGGATTCCTGGTCACGGCGCTCGACCGCATGCGGGCTGGACTTACATTCGAGCTGGATTTCCACGATGTGAGGGATGGCCTTGAGCTCGAGATATGCGGCGCCACTGTGAGGACCGCGCTGGGACGGCATACTGCACCCAACTATGCGTACAGGCTGGACTTCAGGAGGCCCGGGAAATTCCATCCAGAAAGGGCGAGGGCGCTGAAAGTGCCGGTCGGTCCGCTGTGGAAGACGCTCCAGGCAGGGGCGTCCGTGAACGTGGACGGAAGGACCGTGAGGCCCGAGGATGTCTTGGATCCGCTGGAGGTCAGGACTTCAATAGCCTACTCCGGCGACACGCGCCCGACCCGCAAGCTCGTGGAGCTATTCAGGGGCGCGGACCTGCTTGTGCATGAGGCAACATTCTCAACGCGCGATCGCGGCAGGGCGCTTGAGAACATGCACTCCACGGCTAAGGAGGCCGGAAGGGTCGCCGCGAGGGCCGGAGTCAAGCACTTGGTGCTCACGCACTTCAGCAATAGGTACAGGGATCTGGACCTGCTGCTGAGGGAAGCTAGGAAGGAGTTCCAAAACGTACATCTGGCAAAGGAGGGCAGGACATTCGTCCTAGCGCCTGAGGGACTCCTTCTCAGGGACCAGCCAATCGATCAATGA
- a CDS encoding ATP/GTP-binding protein — translation MHVVFSVGTAGSGKSLLTSALREWLEEKGWGVYIANLDPGARNLPYEPDADIRSIIDINELMEKHGLGPNGALILAVDMAAARLHEVLQDIDEASPDYLLVDTPGQMEPFVYRPSGPLIVEQLPGTSKVMLFLMDGWLVSNPLNYVSIQLLAASVRLRFPVPFVQLLTKADLIEDQVDRVMSWSSRPSELEDAISSSSDGEAYLMHRRLLSMLARGGYIEKPIPVSAVTRAGFLSLSSALANILSGGEDLQD, via the coding sequence ATGCACGTCGTGTTCTCGGTGGGAACGGCCGGCTCCGGTAAGAGCCTGCTTACATCAGCTCTTAGGGAATGGCTGGAGGAGAAGGGATGGGGCGTCTACATCGCCAATCTGGACCCCGGCGCCCGTAACCTACCCTATGAGCCAGACGCCGACATCCGTTCTATCATTGACATAAATGAGCTCATGGAGAAACACGGTCTAGGGCCTAACGGTGCCCTGATATTGGCGGTAGATATGGCTGCTGCGAGACTGCACGAAGTGTTGCAGGACATAGACGAGGCTTCCCCCGACTACTTACTGGTGGATACGCCTGGGCAAATGGAGCCGTTTGTCTACCGGCCGAGCGGGCCACTCATAGTGGAACAGCTCCCCGGCACATCAAAGGTCATGCTGTTCCTGATGGATGGCTGGCTAGTCTCCAACCCACTGAACTATGTATCTATACAGTTGCTCGCTGCCTCGGTGCGGCTCCGGTTTCCAGTTCCGTTCGTGCAGTTACTCACAAAGGCGGACCTCATAGAGGATCAGGTGGATCGCGTGATGTCCTGGTCCTCAAGGCCCTCAGAACTGGAGGATGCCATCAGCAGCAGCTCGGATGGCGAGGCTTATCTGATGCATCGCAGACTTCTTTCAATGCTGGCTAGAGGAGGCTATATCGAGAAGCCGATTCCCGTGTCCGCTGTCACAAGGGCGGGCTTCCTATCCCTCTCATCCGCGCTCGCCAACATACTCAGTGGAGGAGAGGACCTCCAGGATTAG